TTCCCTATTTCATAATATGTCTCAAAATTGGCGCTCATCTCTATAATCTTAGCCTCTACATCAGGCATATCTTTTGGACTGTCTTTAAAGACTTTGGAATGGCATAATGTGCATTTGGTGTGCATCTCATTAACATATCCCCTGAATTTTTCAGCCCATTCTTTGGCTTCGTTTATCCCGTCTGTCGTGCCTGTAGCGCTTGCATCGGTAAGGAATTGCTGGACCTGAATGGTTGCAACCTTCAGTTTTTCCACTATATCCAGATTCATTGAGGCAGTCTGGCTCATAAAACCAGTCTGCTGCTCAATCCCCTTTGAATAGATAAAAGTATACCCGCCTATAGCAGCCATAAGAAACAAGACCAAAGAAAAACCAACCAGTAACTTATTGCGAATCCTCCAGTTAAATAACTTCATAACTGTTTTCCTCCTTACCTCCTGATAAATTTTAATTTTAAAAAATGTGGTAGCCGCAGAGCCTGCCCCTGAATGCTTTTATCAGGGGCTTTAGCCTGCGCATTAACCCATTGATTTTATTGACTCTCAACGCAACCTAAAGGTTGCGGCTACCCATTTCCCGCCTTTCTCGCTTCTTACTTAACCGGTATAATCACACTTATCCCGCCCCGGACATCACCCTCTTTGTAGCCTTCCTTGATTCTCCCTGCTATGTCCTTCTCACCTGCAGGGTCGCCGTGGCACTTAAGGCACGGCTTTTCAATATAAAGAGGCAGCATATATCTATAAAACTTTCTGCCGCCTATATCTACAGCCTCTCCATGCCCTTCACCCTTTTTGTAGCCGGGCTCTTTAAATTTTGCGATTAGATTCGCCTCATATTCATCCGGCTTGTTTGCAGTATTCCTGTATTTATCTGATGTCTGTTTCAATCTGATGCCTGTCTTACTTGTAAACTTATCTCCAACCTTTTTGCCGTAAACCGCAGGGATAAACCCCTTAAATGCCATGCCTTCTTTGTTGATTAGTTCCTGCGCATCTGCAAGAACCTCTTTCATAGATTCTACATATGCAAGAAGAAGTTTATTTAACTCTGAATCAGGCTTTATTGCCTTTAAATCTACACCTGTTCTGTTCTTATAGTCTGCCACAACCTTGTCAAAAAAGACTTCCGGGGTTAGACCCTTATCCCCTTTTGCCGGGTCATTTATGAGGTCCTGACTCTGTGCGACAATTGCCCTGCCTGATACAAGGGCTATTGCCAATTTCCTTGCAATATCATCCTCACTGCCTGCAAAGGCATTTGTTATAAATGCAAAGAATGACATGATAACTACGATGGCGCTAATAATCTTTTCTGTCTTCATGGTTTTATCCTCCTTTTAATGCCGATAAATCGGCATGCTACAAAATGCCTGTATGTAGCTGCTCAATTCATTGGGCGTTTTTAAATGCGCTGATAAATCGGCAGACTACTTTCGCCTTTCCTTCACCTCCTTTTTCTTAATCCCCCATCCTTAAAACCCTTGCCGCATCTTCAGGGGTTACAGGATTTACATAGAATTCCTCTTCCCATTTAAACCTCTTCATCTCCTTTAAAAGGGGAAGGATTTCAAAATGCCAGTGGAAGTCATCTCTCAATGTCTTCCCCTCGCCATTAACAAATGAGGAATTCTCATTCGGGCTGTTATGAAGAACCATATAATAATGTGGGGTTACAGATTCAATCCTTGATAAAATAAATTTTACAGATTCCGCCAGCATCTCCCTGTAATCCCCATACTTCATAGCCTTTTCAAAGGTATAAGAGTGCTTTTTGGGGAATATCCAAACCTCATAAGGAAATCTTGAGGCATAAGGGCATATTGCAATAAAACCATCGTTCTCAAAGATAATCCTTTTCCTATATTTAATCTCCTGATGTATTATGTCGCAAAAGAGACACCTTTCTTTGCTTTTATAGTGATATTGCGCAAATCGTAGTTCCTGCTCAATCCGTTTGGGAATCATAGGGGTCGCCATCAGATGAGAATGGATGTGTTTGATCCTTGTGCCTGTAAATTCACCGCGGTTTTTGAACAAAAGTATCTGCTTCATCCGTTTATCGTTCTTTAAATCCTCTATCCTATTTGCATACGCATCAAATACACAAATAATATCCTTAAGTTCCATATCGCTTAAAGAAATATTATGGGATGGATGCTCAACAATAATCTCATGGGCCCCCCTGTTCTTCATCCTGCTGTAAATGAGTTCTGCCTCTCTGTCCTCACTGTATTCAATCCTGAAAACAGGGTTTATGTCAGGAAAGACCCTTACCTTCCAATTACCATTTTCCCCTATCTCATGAATAGAAGACGGTGTTCTGTCCTCATTACCAGGACAAAAAGGGCATACATCTTCTAAATCGGTCTTACCCATCACCTCTTTGCCTGTAATAACCCATGACATTGTTGTAGGGTCTAATCTCATCTCAGCCATATAATCCTCCATCACTATATCGCTATCTTGGTTCCTGCATTATCCCTTCCTCATTCAGTATTACAATATCCACCCTTCTGTTTCTCATCCTTCCTTCTGATGTATCGTTTGGAGAAACAGGTTTGAATTCACCATACCCTATTGCAGATATCTTCCCCGGATTAAGCCCATACACATCTACCATGTATCTTAACATATTCAATGCCCTTGCTGTGGAAAGTTCCCAATTAGACGGGAACTCTAAAGTCTTTATAGGGATATTATCGGTATGTCCTTCTATCCTTACATAGTTAGACATCTCCTTTAGCATACCTGCGATTTCATCTATAGCGGCGGCTGCACCAGGCATGATTTTAGCATTACCGGATTCGAACAAAATCCCTTCTGAAAAACTAATAACAATGCCTCTCTTTTCAATACTGACATTTACCTTTCCACTTTTCTCCATCTCAGAGACTACTGACTGAACCTTTTTGTAATCAGATGAAAAGGTTTTTTTAAATGCATCTGTTATGAGAATTTTCATAGAGTCTTCTTTA
This genomic interval from Deltaproteobacteria bacterium contains the following:
- a CDS encoding DUF3365 domain-containing protein; this translates as MKTEKIISAIVVIMSFFAFITNAFAGSEDDIARKLAIALVSGRAIVAQSQDLINDPAKGDKGLTPEVFFDKVVADYKNRTGVDLKAIKPDSELNKLLLAYVESMKEVLADAQELINKEGMAFKGFIPAVYGKKVGDKFTSKTGIRLKQTSDKYRNTANKPDEYEANLIAKFKEPGYKKGEGHGEAVDIGGRKFYRYMLPLYIEKPCLKCHGDPAGEKDIAGRIKEGYKEGDVRGGISVIIPVK
- a CDS encoding OmpA family protein, translating into MNKRKKQEEHENTDRWMVSYADFITLLFAFFTTMYAISSVNEGKYRTVGESLAAAFNAKEAKKQDTQINPELKEDSMKILITDAFKKTFSSDYKKVQSVVSEMEKSGKVNVSIEKRGIVISFSEGILFESGNAKIMPGAAAAIDEIAGMLKEMSNYVRIEGHTDNIPIKTLEFPSNWELSTARALNMLRYMVDVYGLNPGKISAIGYGEFKPVSPNDTSEGRMRNRRVDIVILNEEGIMQEPR
- a CDS encoding galactose-1-phosphate uridylyltransferase, which codes for MAEMRLDPTTMSWVITGKEVMGKTDLEDVCPFCPGNEDRTPSSIHEIGENGNWKVRVFPDINPVFRIEYSEDREAELIYSRMKNRGAHEIIVEHPSHNISLSDMELKDIICVFDAYANRIEDLKNDKRMKQILLFKNRGEFTGTRIKHIHSHLMATPMIPKRIEQELRFAQYHYKSKERCLFCDIIHQEIKYRKRIIFENDGFIAICPYASRFPYEVWIFPKKHSYTFEKAMKYGDYREMLAESVKFILSRIESVTPHYYMVLHNSPNENSSFVNGEGKTLRDDFHWHFEILPLLKEMKRFKWEEEFYVNPVTPEDAARVLRMGD